The genomic segment ACCGTGATTCCAGCTCTCGGCGGCGACAGCGGAGCTGTGTAGAGACCGTTGGCATCGATCGTGCCATGGATGGCGTCGCCGCCCTGCACCCCGTTCACGCTCCAGTTCACTGCATTATTCGAGCTGCCGGTCACGGTTATGGTGGGAGTAAATTGCTGCGTGGCTCCCGCCGCCAGTGTCGCGCTGGGCGGCGTAATTGAAATCGTTACTGCGGGTGCCGTGAGCGTGACCGTCGAGAAAGCCGTTTTCGTCGTATCCGCCTGGGAGATCGCGGTAATGGTGACGGTTGTTTGGCTGGGCAGAACGTTGGGGGCCTTGTACAAGCCGTTCGTGTCGATCGTTCCGTTAATGGCATCGCCAGCAGTGGCTCCGTTCACCTGCCAGGTTACAGCGGTGTTGGTTGATCCAGTCACGGTTGCCGTGAATTGCTGTGTGGCGCCTCCGGCTACGCTCGCACTTGTCGGGGAAATGGTGATGGAAACGCCAGTGGTGGGAGTACTTTTTTTCCCGCCGCATGAAGACCACAGCAGCGTGGCGGAAATGATGAGGAAAAGGACTCGGTTCATTGAAAGATGTGAACGACGATTGCTCATTGGTTAATGAATAGGGTACAGGAATAACCTCTATGCAGAACCTTCCCCCAATGAACTGTCATTCCTCGCGCAGCCGTCCAGCAATCCCGTACTTCGATAATTTGCTTTTGCTGCGCGGGGAACCTGCTTTGCTTCAAGCTGCTAAACAGCAGGTCCCCCGCGCCGCACGCCTGCGTTAATCCTACCCAGAGCTGTTTGTGGCGGCGCGAGGGATGACAGTTCTCGACTACCTGGCCTACCCTCACAACTATCTAGGTGAACCATAACCCGCCCTTCTATCCCGTGTTGCGCAACCCGGCAGCGATTCCGTTGATCGTCGCGCCTAAGACATAGTCAAATTCCTTGCTCTGCTGTCCGGCGCGTTTGCGGCGCAGCAGTTCGGCCTGCATGATGCTCATGGGATCGACGTAGGGATTCCGTAGTCGTATCGAGCGTGCCAGAATGGGATTCTTCTCGAGCAGCTCCGATTGCCCGGTGATTTGAAGCACCATTTTCGTGGTGCGATGAAATTCTCCTTCGAGCGTCTTGAAAACGCGATCGCGCAGAGCCGCATCGCCGACAAGACCGGAATAGAGCCGGGCGATGTTGAAGTCCGCCTTCGCCAGTCCCATTTCGACATTTCCGATCAGATCGTTGAACAGCGGGAACTGCCGGTACATGCGACGTAGAGTCTCAAGTCCGCCTTGAGTCTTGCTGAATTCTCCCAGCGCATGGCCGACGCCGAACCACGCCGGCAGAAGGCATCGGCTTTGCATCCAGCCAAAGACCCAGGGAATCGCGCGCAGATCTTCGAGGCTGCGCGTTGCTTTCCGTTTCGAAGGACGCGAGCCGATTTTCACATTCTGCAGTTCGCCAACAGGCGTCGATTGCTCAAAATAAACCGGTATGTCCGGATTTTCCGCGATGTGCCTGCGGTAGTACGCAAAGGCCACACGCGATAGCTCCTCCATTGCAGGCTGCCACTGCGCGTCATCGCCCTCCCGGGGCCCGTTAGGACGCACGAGCGCTTCGAGTGACGCAGCGACCATGAGTTCAAGAGATCGCTCGGCGAGAATCGGTTCGGCGTATTTCCAATTCAGGACCTC from the Terriglobales bacterium genome contains:
- a CDS encoding Ig-like domain-containing protein, with translation MNRVLFLIISATLLWSSCGGKKSTPTTGVSITISPTSASVAGGATQQFTATVTGSTNTAVTWQVNGATAGDAINGTIDTNGLYKAPNVLPSQTTVTITAISQADTTKTAFSTVTLTAPAVTISITPPSATLAAGATQQFTPTITVTGSSNNAVNWSVNGVQGGDAIHGTIDANGLYTAPLSPPRAGITV